GAAACCCAGCTGGGGCCGAGTTGTGGGCTCGGGTTCCCCCGGTCCCACAGCCACTCCCCTGCCCTATGGCAGCACGTCTGCCAGGCCCAGGGGGTagagcccccagcagctctgcaggatcctacctgagcccagctggaggaggagcagagtgACGAGGAAAGTCAGGAGGCCCCTGGCATGGCCGGTGAGGCTGGGGCCTCCGCAGCCCCAGCGGAGCCCCATCTGAGAGAGACGTCTCCCAGAGCGCAAGCAGACCCCAGGGGTTTTTCTCGAAGGGAGCCCCACTGAGAGAGAGGTCCCTCACAacacccagcagagctgcagaaagaacAAGGCTATGCCCAACTTCCCCAACCTTTGCCCACTTCCTGGCTGCAATAACCCTCTGGGAGGAGCTCTGCCCCTGGGGCAATGTCTGTTgatctctgcagggctggcaccgcCATCCCATCACTGCTGGGTGCCCAGTCCAGGGCCTTCAGCAAGCACGAGGGGCTTGTCACCAGCAGGGTCCTCTCCAGACCTCCAGGGAAAGCCACTGTCTGAGCTCGTTCATCTCCACCCATCTAAGGAGGAATCAGTGAGCAATGGGACAATGTAGAGAGATGGTAGTGAAGAGCTGAGCGGGATTGGAGGCTGCAGGGAATGGGGCACAGCTGGGTGCCAAGCCTGGAGCTGCCACCCTTTGACCAGGGTGCTGAAGGCAATGTGCCAGCCTTGGTCACTGCTCCAGTAAAGCAGCTGTGGCAGAAGGTTGTCTCAGATGGGCAGGGACCTTCTTCTAGAGCTTAGGTGGATAAGGAAAGTTTCTGTTTGCTGGAAGTGAGGTCAGGCCATGTGGAAGGACTACAGAGCTACTGTTTGcttttgtagggagaaaattcgtaTGGCCAAAGTTCAATTTGAGTTGAAGCTGAACAGTACTGTGAGGGgcaataaaatggatttttttttaaactatcttAACAGCAAAAGTAGGATGAGAGAAAGCACTGGTCTGCTACTGGATGGGGATGCCCAAACAGGGTCATCGACTTCACAGAGctgtttaatgctttctttgcctttgtctTCAACAATGATGCTGGGCTGTGGGACCCCAGATGTCCTGAACTGTAGGACAGTGACTGCAGGAATGATGAACTCCCAACAAACCCCGAATTTGTGTGAGATTTGCTGCTCCAGATGGATGCATACAAGACTATagggcctgatgggattcatcccagagtACTAAGAGAACTGGCTGCTGTCATCATGTGTGCTGGTTTTACtgaggtgggcagctgagcttcagtacaaccgctctctcactccccctcctcaaagggaaaaggggagaaaatgcaatgaaaagttCTCAAGGTTTGAAATAAGGACCAGGAGATCACACAataattatcatcatgggcaaactGACTAATCATAGGAAGATTAAAGGAATTTACTAGCTATTACTAAGAAGccagaaaagtgagaaacagagaaaacaaaccagaGTTATTTCTCCTCATCCAcccccaccctcttccacctcctctccccaagcggcgcaggggaacgggacAATGGGGTttgcagtcagtctatagcacttcgtctctgctgctccttcacggtcactctcttcccctgctccagtgtggggtcatagaatcatagaatatcccgagttggaagggacccacaaggatcaatGAGTCCAACtgctggcaccacacaggtctacccaaaaattcagaccatatgaataagagcacagtccaaatgcttccttGGGGACATGGTCAAGGGTGACAAGGACTCTGCTCActcttcttctcctcccagcAGGTTACACTCCCCTCCCTGGAGACAACTACCCCGCAGGTAacggtgtccccatccccgtccccattgGCGAGGGCCGAATCACCCCATCTCTCTCCCTGTGTgtgtcccccttccccaggcagcatCTGAAGACCCCCAGACGGACACCTCCTGGCACCTGTGGCTCCCGGATGGCCCCATCTCAGACCCGATGCCACGGTGCTGAGAATAAAGATGCTCCACAAGCCCTGCTGGCGTCTCTGCAGCATTCTGGGGACAGGGCAGAGGCTCATGGGGCTCCTACGGTGTCCCACCAAGTGGAGCGGGTGGGTGGGGGACATGGCATGGGACCCCAAAGGGCCAAGCGTGCCCTGGGGTGCCTCAGGCACGGCACTGCTGGCCGgccgagggaagggattgtcccgctctgcttGGCCTgctgcggcctcacctcaagcactgtgtgcagctGTGGCACCACAGCATACGAAGGGTGTGAAACTGTGCGAGAGCCTCCACgggagggccatgaggatggcgaaggctctgcagggcaaggcgtgtgaggagcggctgaaggcGCTTGGCTTGttgagcccagagcagaggagacgCAGGGGAGGCCTCAGGTGGCCCACAGCTTCCTGatgaggggagtggaggggcaggcaccggtctctgctctctggggccAGCGACAGGGCCCAAGGTAACGGCAGGGAGCTGCCACCAGAGACACTCAGGCCGGCTGTTTGGAAGTGGTTTATTCcccgagagggtggtcgggcactgcAACAGGCTCCCGAGGGATGTAGCCACGGCCCTGAGCCTGCTGCAGCTCAAGGAGTGTTTGGAGAAGGCTCTTAGGGaaagggtctgatttttgggtgatCCTTTGTGGAGCCTGGAGATGGACTCGATGGTCCCATTGGGTCCCTACCAACTCAGGctattctgtcattctgtgatcTTGGGCTGAAGGCTGAGGAGACCTGCTCCCTCTGCTTGGAGGACTTCCAAGAGCCAGAGATGCACCCGTGTGGGCACAGCCTTTGCAGAGTCTGTGTGATGGGAGGCTGGAAGCtctttgggtgcccccagggcagggcaaTGACCCAGCTGGGACAAGTGGGTGCCAGCTGGGGAATCGGGGGCAGCTGGAGTTTAGGTTCCTCCTAGCTCCGACTCCCAGGACCAACACCAAGGAGACGGTCTGCTGCAAGACGccttcccaggcagcaaagCCTCAGGACAGAAAGCACCCAGGAAATGCCACTGCCAGACTCCATCTTCATGTACAAAACTTTATTTGccacagtcctgctgctgctttgtgttgCATGGATGGGCTCCAAAGGAAGGAACAAAGAGCCCCCACATGCTGCtcatgctcagcaccaggcacagagcaaagaTCAGCCCCAAACTAGGAGGCAAAGGTGGCCTGCAATGGCTGGCAGCACACGGTGACCACATCCCTTGCACTGGGGTctgctgggggggaggggctTTGCCCTTGGGGACCACGGGGAATgtttgggggggctctgctctATGGCACCctggggggagtttgggggggctctgctctATAGGACCCTGTGGagaactgggggggggctttgctCTATGGGGCCATGGGGATGTCTGGGGGGGGCTCAATATCATGGGGCCCTAGGGATAAGTTTTGGGGGGCTCTGCTCTATGGGACccctggggaagggctggggtAGGCTCTGCTTCGTGGGACCCTGGGGGTAGTTTGTGGGGGCTCTGCTCTATGGGGCCGTGAGAAGGAGTTTGGGTGGGGGGTTTGCTTTATGAGGCCGTGGGGAGGTTTGGGCTTGCTCAGCATCATGGGACCCTAGGGATAGTTTGGGGGGGGTTCTGCACTGTGGTAgtctgagagggggttggggggaggtCTGCTGTATGGGACTGTGGGGTTGTTTGTGAGGGGCTTTGCCCTTGGGGACCATGGTGGatgtttggggggggctctgctctgTGGGACCCTGGGGATGGTGAGGAGAGGGCTCTGCTCTATGGGACTTTGGGGATGCTTTGGGGGGACTCAGCTCTATGGGAccctggggatttggggggctctgCTCTGCATGGAGGTGGACGGAGGCACAGAGATGGCattcctgcccctctcccctcagcctcaTTCCTGATGCACATGGCCAGCTCCTGCCCGCTGGTGGCCAATGGCTCCGTGATGGGCTTCGACTTCACCCTGGCCTTCAAAAAGAACCAGCTGGTGTGCTACGACTCCGACACTCAGCGCTTCGTCGCCTGCGactgggggctgctgcggctgcAGGCCACCCACCTCGCCGCCCACCTCAACAACGACAGCACCTGGGTGCAGCGTGTTGAGGCCTGGCGCCAGGCCTGCAGCGACCTGGCGCTGTGCTACTGGGACTGGACGGCGCTGCGGCACAgtgagcccccgggggggcttgGCGTGGGGCCGTGGTGTGGAAACGCTGTAGGAGAATATTGCCTGGGGAGTTGCGTGGGAGTGTTGCAGAGCATGTTGCATGGGGGCATTGCACGGGGCTGTTGCAGGGCATATTCCATGGGGGCTTTGCATGGGGATAGCAGAGGAGTGTTGCAAAGGGCATTGCATGGACGTATTGCCCCATCTCAGACCCGATGCCGCGGTGCTGAGAATAAAGATGCTCAACAAGCCCTGCTGGCGTCTCTGCAGCATTCTGGGGACAGGGCAGAGGCTCATGGGGCTCCTACGGTGTCCCACCAAGTGGAGAGGGTGCGTGGGGGACATGACATGGGACCCCAAAGGGCCAAGTGTGCCCTGGGGTGCCTCAGGCATGGCACTGCTGGCCGGCCGAGGGAAGGGATCGTCCTGCTCTGCTCGGCCTGCTGTGAGCACTCGAGCACTGCGTGCAGCTGTGGGCACCACAGCAGACGAAGGGCGTGAAACTGTGCGAGAGCCTCCAAgggagggccacaaggatggcAAAGGCTCTGAAGGGCAAGAaatgtgaggagcggctgaaggcGCTTGGCTTGttgagcccagagcagaggagacgCAGGGGAGGCCTCGCGGCAGCCCACAGCTTCCTgatgaggggagcggaggggcaggtgctggtctctgctctctggggccAGCGACAGGgcctgagggaatggcatggagctgtcACAGGGGAGGCTCAGGCACCGAGGAGACGGTCTGCTGCAAGACGccttcccaggcagcaaagCCTGAGGACAGAAAGCACCCAGGAAATGCCCCTGCCAGATTCCATCTTCCTGTACAAAACTTTATTTGccacagtcctgctgctgctgtgccttgaTGTGCTCCAGAGGAGGGAACAAAGAGCCCCCACAGGCTGGTCATGCTCAGTaccaggcacagagcaaagaTCAGCCCCAAACTAGGAGGCAAAGGTGGCCTGCAATGGCCGGCAGCACACGGTGACCACATCCCTTGCACTGGGGTCTGCAAGCAGTGcaagcagaggggagaggagcgtggagagctgctgaagcccctgtgctgcccacTGGGGCTCAGAGGGAGGTTGAGACCCGCGGGTGCCAGCAGGGCTTGTGCCCCAGCACAGGAGCCctgtgcagggcagagcccagggTCTGCAAGGGGCCTGGCCCCTGCTTACAGcatcccagccctcctccagcagcagggaggaacACGGGTCAGCCCCTGGCCCCATTGCCCCTCATTCCTGTGTTGCTCCTGCAGGACCAAGGAGAGGTGATGCAGGAGTGTCTGGAAAAGAGCAGGAGCCCGTcagagctggggacagggtCTACAGGGTGCTGTCCCTCAGGCACAGCTGAATTCCCTGTGTCTCCAGGCGGAACCAGGGGTGGATGCTCTCCCCGTTGAAGGAGGCTGCTGTGAAAGTGAAGATCTCAACCCCGTTGTCAGCATTGATAAAAGACACCTGCTGCTGGGTACAGTCGAGACAGACCCAGATCCtcgtggggacaggggacagggacaagggggTGCGAGGAGATGTGAGAGACATGAGCTGCCCCTCATTGTACTGCACAGCCCAGATCCCTCCTTCAGGGCTCATGTCGATCCACCCCTTCCTCTTCACAGATGCCCTGGCCACCCCCACAGCCCACCACAAATacttccccctcttcccctccaccaccaccaaccAGCAGTGCCTTCCCTCTCTGAACTCCTCACGGCCCAGCACGCAGCACTGATTGTCAAATCTCTCCGAGGTGTCAGACACCTGTTGCTTTTGAGTTTCCCATCTCACACTGCTGTTGTCCTGAGACAGCACAAGCTGAGAATGAGCTGTGTGCGGATCCAGGGTCACCTtcactgcagggacagaaggagcCAGGCCATcaggggcagagctcagccctgggcaggctTTCCCCAGctcggggccaggagctgccccacggggcaggagatggggcacCTCTTGGCTCCTGAACATGCCCCAGCAAGGGCAGGAGAAGCACTGCAGAGGGCAACCCAATACACACTTACCGCTCTTATGAGGCAGCAGACACCTTCTCCAtgctggaaggagaggggagagctggtTACAGACCACGTCTGGTGCCCAGTGGGTGTGGGCAGGGTGAGGgtccagccctgggctgctctgtcccagctgcccaccctccCCTGCACATTGCCTTGGTGTTTCCCTGGGGCCCAAGCACGGGgacactcacccagctctgcagcttgtttGTCTGAAAAGGAAAGTGAAAGTAATGCATGATCAGAGGGGAGAGTTGCTCAGCCCATGGTAGACCCTGAACACATCCCATGACTGGGAAAATACTGCCTTGGTCCAAGTTGGGACCAAACAAATAGTCATTGTGGCCAGCTTTGTACAATGCTCTTGTAAGTGGAACAGTAAGGACAGACACTTGCGCAACTTTGATCTTTGTGCCACCGAAGCCATTACAGAAGTGAAGAACGGATTGCTGGAGAATGTCCCTGTCCTGGAAGCATCAGTGCagagcggggcagccccgcagctcaCTCCCCGTCCCCACCTTGATCCCCGTTCCTTTCAGCCATCCCGGCCGTGTCccgtgcccagggcagccccagccccagcactccccactcccccgtcaagctccagctgctcctccagcacccccgaGCCACTTGCACACAAGCCCCCACAGCCCACCCAGACCAGTCCCTCCCGCAGGGACACCacttccccaggggctgggggcagggactGCAAGGACTCACCCAGCTCTCGGCTCTGTGCCGCTGAAAAACAAAGGCGGAGGAACAGGaggtcagcagagcagcttggtTGCTCGGTGGGAACATCTGCAGGGGGTCTGGgccttcccaccagccccacgctgcagcCATGCTCCCTGGCCTCCCACCCAAGGCCCCTTGCTTTCTCCCCTGCCTTCATTGCCCAAGGCAGAGGCCCAAGAGGATCCTAAGGCCTTTGGGATCCCCAGGAGAacattcccttcctcctcctacgCACCTCCCTGGGCCAGGGCTCAGGTCTGCTCCAGACCCACACTGGTCCCTGCAGAACACCTCCCTCCGCTCCATCCCTGCGCTGCCAGCTTACCTTTCTTTCGAAAGAGATAAACACCGAGGCCAATGGACAGAGCCAAAAGCACGAGGACCAGAGCCAGAGCCACTATCAAGGGCTGGGCGTTGTGGAAGAAGGGAGCTGAGAAAAGGCACAAGGAAAAGGGCTGCGTTTCCATGCCCCTGGGTGGAAAAGCAAGACCCAGACTTCTCGCCACTCAGGACAAGTGCAGGGGCCAGGAACACCTCCCCCTGGCTGTGCTATTTGTACCTGCGATGTGCAGGGACGATTCCCGCTCCTGCTGGAGGCGGCTGCTCCTGACCACACAGGATAAGGGCCCCTCCGCGCTCCCGGTCATGATGACGGCACTTTCGATTTCAAAGAGCCCCTCCTGGTCCTGGGAATGTGTCTGGGAGACTGAGGGCAGATGCTGCCCGTGAGCATCCCTCCACAGCAGCTGCGGCAGCGGGTACCAGCCGGCCGATCGACACAGCACCCGGACGCCTCCGGCCTCGTAGCCCCCCAGGGAGAGGTGGGGGTCAGCGCCTGTGGCTGGGGGAAGAGCGTGTGGCTGGGGCTTGACTTGGGGACGGATTCAGTTCCAAGGCAAAGACCCCATCTCCTCCCAtgccagacacagcccagcacagccatgGCCCCAGGGGCTCAGGGTCCGGGCGCTCCATGCACCAACCCTCACCCCAAACCACCCTGGCTGATGCCAGAACCAGAGGGCAGGGCTGCGCAATGCCACTGGCCCCAAATTGCCAAGAAAACCCAGGTGCTGAGCTTCAGCACCTCCAGGCAGCATCTCAGCAGTGAGTCATGCTGGTTCAGGAAGCTCCGAGACTTCCAGACAACGTCTCAGGTCTCCCCCAGCacacaaaggaaaagtaaagCAGACGTCCGGCTGCTCAGAGGACTCTGATTCTCCCTGTGTGGTGTTTGGTCCCATTGCTGACacagctgaaggagctgctcagcagcctgtGCCCAGTGCCCTCACAATATTATGATTATTGTCTTCCAGGACACCAgggaaaaatgacaaaaatatccATGGAGCTCTCTCCCCAAATATTACTTCCACATCCATGGGCATGCTCCATGCTGTGAAAGAGCTGAAACATTAAAAGGACATGAAAACTCTCCCCTGGCAGCATCACCCCAGCCACTAACCTGACACCTCCAGCTCCACAATGGCTTCATTATAAGCATCTCCCACAGTGCAGACGTACTGGCCATCATCCGAGGGTCTCAGCCCGGTGATTCGCAAGTCCAGGCTTCCAGCAGAGAGACCATCTCTGGCCAACTCTGTCCTCCCAGCATATGCCTCCATCTGCTCCCCGTACAGGTCCTCTCCATTGCGGTAGTGGTGCACTGTCTCAGAGCTATCATCCCGGATCCACCTGACGTCCAAGGTGTGAGCATCCCGTTGAGGGGACaagtggcagggcagcacgacaTCCTGCCCCACGGTGGCAGTGAGAGGCTGGTCTGGTCCCTCCactctgagctgggctgggcaatGGAGAAGGGCACAGAGAGGAGGTGAGATTTTGCCATGTCAAATTTAGGGGCAGTGAGTGACAAAGTTCGAGCTGTGCGTGAGTTGGTGTGTGCTGGGTCCCCCGTGTCCCATGGGAAACCACTGGGGAAactggagagggagagggaggacgtgcaggagaaggaggtgtGCTGGGAGTGGGAGCCCTCTCTGCAGCACTCGGGCAGGTGAAGAAGAGCCAGAAAGGGCAGCTAAGGCAGTGCCCGTATTGCTTGAAAGAACCAAAGTGAAAGTGAAACCCATTGGGGGCTGAGCTGAGGGCTcaggtccccctgccccacggccgctcccctgccccacagcagcacatcTGCCAGGCCCTGGGGGGAGTTCccgcagcagccctgcaggatcctacctgagcccagctggaggaggaggaaagtgACGAGGGAAGTCAGGAGGCCCTTGGCATGGCTGGTGCAGTTGGGGTGACAGCAGTCCCTGGGGAATCCCATCTGAGAGAGAGGTCCACCAGGGGGCAGGCGGCCCCCCCAGGGGTTCTTTTCCAAGGGAGTCCCACTGAGAGAGAGAGGTCCCTCACAacacccagcagagctgcagaaagcacaagGCTACACCCAACGTCCCCCACCTTTGCCCACTTCCTGGTTGAAATAACCCTCTGGGAAGTTCTCTGCCCGTGGGGCAATGAGGACAATTGTCtggggagctctgcagggctggcaccacCATCCCATTGCAGCTGGGTGCCCAGCCCATGGCTTTCACCCTTCACGTGGGGCTTGTCCCCAGCAGGTACCTCTCCAGACCCCCAAGGAAAGCCACTCTCTAGGCTCATTCATCTCCACCCATCTAAGGAGGAATCAAACAGGGAGCATTGGGACAATGTGGAGGTGCATAATGTCATCTCGAGACCTCTCCAAATTCTATCTTAAGGGTCTTTGGCCTTGGAATTTAAGCTGTCAAACATTGCCCCAGCTACCAAGAAGGATTAACAAAGAAGGCCCTGGGAATTACACCCTATCAGTGAACCCTATCAGTGTCCTGATTGTGGGATGGGCTTCACCGTTCCCTcagccttcctcctctgccagaAAAGCCACGTGGGGCCCAGTCCCCATGTCTGCTCTGACTGTGGGAAAGCCTTTTGGGAGACCACGACCCTCTGCAGGCACCAGCGCATCCACACGGGTGAGAAGCCCTACCACTGCTCGTACTGCGAGAAAAGCTTTCGGGCCAGCTCCACCCTCATCATCCACCAGAGGAACCACACCGCGGAGATGGGGGGTCTTTGGGTCTCCATCCCCACAACATCACAGCTCCTCCACGTCCCATCCATCCTAGAGCTTGAGTTTCGCTGCTGCTTGTGCCTTCAACTCCGAGCATAACTTTCACTGTTCCTCCCAAACAACCCTCTGAAGATGATTTATGTGAATTGAGGAGGACCAGGCATGCAGCTGTTGGTCATGGCACAGCTTCTCGTAGTGCTTAGGGAAAGTGGTGGTCAGTCAGTCCCCAGTCCCGGGATGGCTTTGAGGATGGTGGGAGCCCAGTGGGATGGAGGACGACTGGGTTAGGGGGTGGTAGGACAGTAGTGGGATGGAGGATGATGAGGTTTGGGGATGGTGGGAGCCCAGCGAAATGGAGGATGATGGGGTTTTGGAAATGGTGGTACCCCACTGGGATGGAGGTGGATGGGGTTTGTGGTGGTGGATCTCAACTGGAATGGAAGACAATGGAATTTTAGGAGATGGGAATGTTCTGGAAGGAAGGAGcatggggtttggggatggtGGGATCTTGGTGGGATCTCAGTGGGATAAAGAATGAGGGGTTTCGGGGATGGTGAGACGCGACGTGGATGGAGATGTATGGTGGGGTTTGGAGACGGCTCAGCTTGGCTCATGCCTTGAGAACCAGATGGAGGAGAGCATCTGTGTCTCCTCATTGTGTAGCTGGGTTCAGAGATTCTTCTTAGCTTCCCACCTTCATAGATTGAAACCTTCAAAGAGGCCAAAGGAGTCCTGCAGCCACGGAGGCTCCATCTCACTGAGGTTCGGTCTGCTTGGATCACCTGCTTCTATCGGATGCAGTGTCTTCCAAAGACACGTTTCCTTCCCCAGTTTCCCCACGATGTCTGCTCTTGATTTTAATGCTGcgatatttaaaatacagcccAACGAGTTTGGCTCAAGAGTGTCTGTCTTTTTCCATGCTTGCTTTAAAACGAGGTGCAATAAAGTGGAAGTGGTTTTCTGGGAGTGCAGGTTTGTTATTGACTGCTGAGAGTTGGGGGAATCTGGGGTGGTCCCGTGGCTCCTGCATGTCCATCTCATGAAGAATTTGGGTGCTGGGAAGTGAAACACGAGTGCAGCAGGTCGGGTGCTGGGGCATGGAGGTGAGTTGCAAGGACCTGAGGGACAGCTTCGAGGCTGAGGccacctgctgcctctgcttggAGGACTTCCAAGAGCTCGTGATGCCCCCTGTGGGCACAGCCAGGGAACCGGGGAACAGGGGTCAGCTGAAGCTGAGGCTCCTCCTGGCTCTTGACTCCCAGAACCAATACCAAGGTGACTGTCTGCTGCAAGGCACATTTCTGATACACAtggccagctcctgcctgctggcGGCCAACGGCTCCGTGATGGGTTTCGACTTCACCCTGGCCTTCAACAAGAACCAGCTGGTGTGCTACGAGTCTGACACTCAGTGCTTCGTCGCCTGCGactgggggctgctgcggctgcAGGCCACCCACCTCGCCGCCCACCTCAACAACGACAGCACCTGGGTGCAGCGGGTCGAGGCCCAGCGCCAGGCCTGCAGCGACCTGGCCCTGCGCTACTGGGACTGGACGGCGCTGCGGCGCAGTGAGCCCCTGGGGGGGCTTGGCGTGGGGCCGTGGTGTGGAAGCGCTGCAGGAGAATATTGCCTGGGGTGTTGCGTGGGAGTGTTGCAGAGCATGTTGCATGGGGGCATTGCACGGGGCTTTTGCAGAGCATATTCCATGGGGGCGTTGCATGGAGGATAGCAGAGGAGTGTTGTAAAGGGCATTGCACGGAGGTGTTGCAGAGCATGTTACATGGAGCTGTTGCATGGGGGTATTGCACAGGGGTTTTGCAGAGCACGTTGCATGGGATTGTTGCACCAGGCATTGCATCGGGGTGGTGCAGAGCACACTGCATGAGGACGTTGCAGGGAGATGTTGCAGGGAGCACTGCACAGCACACTGCATTGCACTTTGCATGGGGATGTTGCACGGAGCAATGCCTCTTGCAGGGTGTGGCACAGGGGCGTTGCACAGGGCATCTCATGGGCATCGCATGGGGATGTCGCACGTGACATCGCATGGGACAATGCCTAGAGCTTGCACAGGGCGTTGCATGGGGAAGCAGCGTGGGGAAGTTGCGTGGAGCTTTGCACAGGGCATTGCACGGGGGCGTTGCACGGAACATTGCGTGGGGACGTTGCACggggcagggaaaaggggcTCGCCCACCCCTgaccccatccccgtccctgctccagcgcagccCCAAGTCCGCATCATCCCCGCGGAGACGGGGAACGCCCGTGTGCCCGTCTGCCTCACCTGCCACATCTGGGGCTTCTACCCCCCCGAGGAGACCGTCATCTGGCTGCGCAACAGGGACATCCTGGAGCCCGACGGCTACAACCCCATCTCCGCCATCCCCAACGGCAACTGGACCTACCAGACGCAGGTGTCCCTGATGGTGGCCCCGGTGGCAGGCGACACCTACACGTGCTCGGTGCAGCACGTCAGCCTGCAGGAGCCTCTCCTGGAGGACTGGAGTGAGTGGAGAGGCGCAGGACGGCACCCGGAGGCCGGCGGTCTTGCCCACTCACCGCCACTCACCCGGCCGTGTCCCCGCAGGTCCCGGACTGCTGCCGGAGGTGACGATAATGGTGGCGGTGGCCACCATGCTGATGGTGGTGGGACTTGGCTTATTTCTCGCCGGCGTCTACCGCTTCAGGGCCAGGCCTCCCGCCCCCGGTGAGTGGCCGGGGAGAGCTGGGGACGTGGTCAAGGGTGATGAGGACTCTGCTCACTCCTCTTCTCCCCCCTGCAGGTTACACTCCCCTCCCTGGAGAAAACTACCCTAAAGGTAacagtgtccccatccccgtccaCATTGGCGAGAGCCGAATCACCCCATCTCTCGCCCTGTctgtcccccttccccaggcagcatCTGAGGACCCCCAGACGGACACCTCCTGGCACCTGTGGCTCCTGGATGGCCCCATCTCAGACCCGATGCTGCGGTACTGAGAATAAAGATGCTCCACAAGCCCCGCTGGCATCTCTGCAGCATTCTGGGGACAGGGCAGAGGCTCATGGGGCTCCTACGGTGTCCCACCAAGTGGAGCGGGTGGGTGGGGGACATGGCATGGGATCCCAAAGGGCCAAGCGTGCCCTGGGGTGCCTCAGGCACGGCACTGCTGGCCGGCCGAGGGAAGGGATCGTCCCGCTCTGCTCGGCCTGCTGTGAGCACTCGAGCACTGCGTGCAGCTGTGGGCACCACAGCAGACGAAGGGCGTGAAACTGTGCGAGAGCCTCCAAgggagggccacaaggatggagaaggctctgcagggcaaggGGTGTGAGGAACAGCTGAAGGCGCTTGACTTGTTGAGtccagagcagaggagacgCAGGGGAGGCCTCGCAGCTGCCCACAGCTTCCTgatgaggggagcggaggggcaggcgctggtctctgctctctggggccAGCGACAGGGCCCGAGGGAACGGCACGGAGCTGCCACAGGGGAGGCTCAGGCACCAAGGAGACGGTCTGCTGCAAGACAccttcccaggcagcaaagCCTC
The DNA window shown above is from Anser cygnoides isolate HZ-2024a breed goose chromosome 35, Taihu_goose_T2T_genome, whole genome shotgun sequence and carries:
- the LOC136788312 gene encoding butyrophilin subfamily 1 member A1-like, with product MGLPLCCSRPSLTSHARGLLTSLFTLLFLWLGSAQLRVEGPDQPLTATVGQDVVLPCHLSPQRDAHTLDVRWIRDDSSETVHHYRNGEDLYGEQMEAYAGRTELARDGLSAGSLDLRITGLRPSDDGQYVCTVGDAYNEAIVELEVSATGADPHLSLGGYEAGGVRVLCRSAGWYPLPQLLWRDAHGQHLPSVSQTHSQDQEGLFEIESAVIMTGSAEGPLSCVVRSSRLQQERESSLHIAGTNSTARGRGMETQPFSLCLFSAPFFHNAQPLIVALALVLVLLALSIGLGVYLFRKKAAQSRELDKQAAELAWRRCLLPHKSVKVTLDPHTAHSQLVLSQDNSSVRWETQKQQVSDTSERFDNQCCVLGREEFREGRHCWLVVVEGKRGKYLWWAVGVARASVKRKGWIDMSPEGGIWAVQYNEGQLMSLTSPRTPLSLSPVPTRIWVCLDCTQQQVSFINADNGVEIFTFTAASFNGESIHPWFRLETQGIQLCLRDSTL
- the LOC106029726 gene encoding HLA class II histocompatibility antigen, DM beta chain-like, producing MEVSCKDLRDSFEAEATCCLCLEDFQELVMPPVGTAREPGNRGQLKLRLLLALDSQNQYQGDCLLQGTFLIHMASSCLLAANGSVMGFDFTLAFNKNQLVCYESDTQCFVACDWGLLRLQATHLAAHLNNDSTWVQRVEAQRQACSDLALRYWDWTALRRTQPQVRIIPAETGNARVPVCLTCHIWGFYPPEETVIWLRNRDILEPDGYNPISAIPNGNWTYQTQVSLMVAPVAGDTYTCSVQHVSLQEPLLEDWSPGLLPEVTIMVAVATMLMVVGLGLFLAGVYRFRARPPAPGYTPLPGENYPKGSI